A single Candidatus Effluviviaceae Genus I sp. DNA region contains:
- a CDS encoding extracellular solute-binding protein translates to GGIVHDQGFQSGKYAMILNGPWAAESLKRTGIDFGVGLIPAGPAGSHTNVGGNNLVAFASTKHPKLASEFLMFVASEEMQRMWAMRLGQIPVNVKAADAITADEHPYLAVFVEQMRTAVARPQTPFYPEMENLANPEMQAALDGTKTVKAALDAAVAEIDKLLAEGR, encoded by the coding sequence CGGCGGCATCGTCCACGACCAGGGCTTCCAGAGCGGGAAGTACGCGATGATCCTGAACGGGCCGTGGGCCGCGGAAAGCCTGAAGCGGACCGGCATCGACTTCGGCGTCGGGCTCATCCCGGCAGGACCTGCGGGGTCGCACACGAACGTCGGGGGGAACAACCTCGTCGCCTTCGCGAGCACGAAGCACCCGAAGCTGGCGAGCGAGTTCCTGATGTTCGTCGCGAGCGAGGAGATGCAGCGCATGTGGGCGATGCGGCTGGGGCAGATCCCGGTCAACGTCAAGGCCGCCGACGCGATCACGGCGGACGAACATCCCTATTTGGCAGTGTTCGTCGAGCAGATGAGGACCGCCGTCGCGCGTCCGCAGACGCCGTTCTACCCCGAGATGGAGAACCTCGCAAACCCCGAGATGCAGGCGGCGCTCGACGGCACGAAGACGGTGAAGGCCGCGCTCGACGCGGCGGTGGCGGAGATCGACAAGCTGCTCGCCGAGGGGCGGTAG